The following proteins come from a genomic window of Larimichthys crocea isolate SSNF chromosome III, L_crocea_2.0, whole genome shotgun sequence:
- the osmr gene encoding oncostatin-M-specific receptor subunit beta isoform X4 — MMRSFRTSIINLLGLYLIFSEVYSGFCSDTVAVGQPPKPSINLQAIRDKQLLLVSWLVNHSGLVGDIYEIQIGRTENRAIIYNRNISFIPVDSNVYTWTWTSDLPLECVDHSVRMRHFYNPSVPSPWSNWMTNNGTQANGRTEIFPKQRMMREGANAMFCCVPPKGVSITSVTLNNNEYPLISIGDRVKAIAVNNLTIPNDLIRRLTLICKDTTGKSSYVWNFISFPPQKPRNLSCVTSDMITVTCTWSAGRKRYPHDRNNQAYILHIQNSVQAPISCDQLLCTFPAVPQLEEYNISLVVKDQLGEETACYSFNISDRVFPVVELDRLSPGVTDVTVFWIIKGNLTQLNLLCQVATDPGSSAELSCNSVSGLCKTKLEHLLPNTYYSIRVRCSVNGKLWGEWTQPKSFATDVLVTLDIWRRINQLSDLNSRQVTLLWTPYAPGSATMVNIQGYIVQWWREDQNWTSKNVTRQTQANIFIGPGQYNVTVQAVLHTGLSIPAHITIPQRDDGENLPVEKRFSSNTTATGFSLSWDKQDTATCGYIVEWCVLGNVEPCTLRWIKVPEGNNTLFLHARDFKEGCRYTFNIYGCTENGYKLLETQTGYSQELKSVLSPSLVEPVQCTSSSVTLEWHYNEDDPSHPAFITGYLVIVQEEESDILPDHTTNLFNVLVEDPRSKSVTIEGLQPNQEYSFFVSALTKEGPGQTASITMRTRTNLDSAHLAKILTPILLLCCSVPLWHQRKLPVCGCSLRR; from the exons ATGATGAGAAGTTTCAGAACATCCATCATTAACCTGCTTGGTTTATatctaatattttctgaggtttACAGTGGATTCTGCTCGGACACTG TTGCAGTTGGGCAGCCACCAAAGCCAAGCATCAATCTGCAGGCTATCAGAGACAAGCAGCTCCTCTTGGTAAGCTGGCTGGTAAACCACAGTGGCTTAGTGGGCGATATTTATGAGATCCAGATCGGTCGCACTGAAAACCGCGCCATTATTTACAAC AGAAATATAAGTTTTATTCCGGTGGATTCAAATGTCTACACATGGACGTGGACCTCTGATCTGCCTCTGGAGTGTGTCGATCACTCAGTCAGGATGCGACATTTCTACAATCCCTCTGTCCCGAGTCCATGGAGCAATTGGATGACCAATAATG GAACCCAGGCAAATGGTAGGACCGAGATATTCCCTAAACAGCGGATGATGAGAGAGGGCGCCAATGCTATGTTCTGCTGTGTTCCCCCAAAAGGAGTCAGTATTACCAGTGTTACCTTAAACAACAACGAATACCCTCTTATCAGCATTGGAGACAGAGTCAAGGCTATTGCTGTGAACAACTTGACTATCCCAAACGATTTAATTAGACGTCTTACACTCATCTGCAAAGATACAACAGGCAAGAGCAGTTATGTCTGGAACTTCATCAGTT ttCCTCCCCAGAAGCCCAGAAACCTCAGCTGTGTGACTTCAGACATGATAACTGTCACTTGCACCTGGTCTGCAGGCAGAAAACGATACCCGCACGATCGCAACAACCAAGCATATATTCTCCACATACA AAACTCAGTCCAGGCTCCCATCAGCTGTGACCAGTTGTTATGTACTTTCCCCGCCGTCCCACAGTTGGAAGAATACAACATCAGCCTGGTGGTGAAGGACCAGCTGGGAGAGGAGACAGCTTGCTATAGCTTCAACATCTCTGACCGGG tgtttcctgttgtggAATTGGACAGACTGAGCCCTGGCGTGAcagatgtcactgtgttttggATCATAAAGGGGAACTTGACTCAACTGAACCTCCTCTGTCAGGTTGCTACAGACCCCGGCAGCTCTGCAGAG CTGAGTTGCAATAGTGTGAGTGGGCTCTGCAAAACTAAACTGGAACATCTGCTTCCCAACACTTACTACTCTATCAGGGTGCGCTGCTCTGTCAATGGCAAGCTCTGGGGAGAATGGACTCAGCCCAAATCCTTTGCAACTG ATGTGTTGGTGACTTTGGATATATGGAGGAGAATAAACCAGCTCTCTGACCTGAACAGCCGCCAAGTTACTCTATTGTGGACACCA TATGCTCCTGGCTCAGCAACAATGGTGAACATTCAAGGCTACATAGTTCAGTGGTGGCGTGAAGACCAAAACTGGACATCGAAGAATGTCACAAGACAAACCCAGGCAAATATCTTTATTGGTCCAGGACAGTATAACGTCACTGTCCAGGCTGTTCTCCACACTGGTCTCTCTATCCCTGCTCACATCACCATCCCACAGAGGGACGATGGAG aaAACCTCCCAGTAGAGAAGCGGTTCAGCAGTAACACTACTGCTACTGGTTTTAGTCTGTCCTGGGATAAGCAGGATACTGCCACCTGTGGCTATATTGTGGAGTGGTGCGTTCTGGGAAATGTAGAGCCTTGTACTCTGCGATGGATTAAGGTGCCAGAGGGAAACAACACATTGTTCCTACATGCTA GAGATTTCAAAGAAGGTTGCAGgtatacatttaatatatatgGATGCACAGAAAATGGATACAAACTGCTGGAGACACAGACTGGATACTCACAAGAGCTCA AATCTGTACTGTCCCCGAGTCTGGTTGAGCCTGTTCAGTGTACTTCCTCATCAGTGACACTGGAATGGCATTACAATGAGGATGACCCGTCTCATCCAGCATTCATTACTGGTTACCTGGTTATAGTGCAGGAAGAGGAATCTGATATTCTGCCAGATCACACGACAA ATCTGTTCAATGTGCTGGTGGAAGACCCTCGGAGCAAGTCTGTGACCATAGAGGGTCTGCAGCCAAACCAAGAGTATTCTTTCTTTGTGAGCGCTCTAACTAAAGAGGGGCCTGGGCAAACAGCCAGTATCACCATGAGGACCAGAACTAACT TAGACTCTGCTCATTTGGCCAAGATACTGACTCCCATCTTACTGCTGTGCTGTTCTGTTCCCCTGTGGCATCAAAGAAAATT accagtgtgtggctgcagtctcaggaggtga